In the genome of Brachionichthys hirsutus isolate HB-005 chromosome 23, CSIRO-AGI_Bhir_v1, whole genome shotgun sequence, one region contains:
- the ndufs2 gene encoding NADH dehydrogenase [ubiquinone] iron-sulfur protein 2, mitochondrial gives MAATMLRSLTKLGRPSTKLLLNSDALSPAYNILQNRQKQWQPDVEWMEHLSGVVMYPTAINKNWPLPPWNDISPPAKKDVSNLTINFGPQHPAAHGVLRLVLEISGESVKKCDPHIGLLHRGTEKLIEYKTYLQALPYFDRLDYVSMMCNEEAYSLAVEKLLNIQAPPRAQWIRVLYGEMTRILNHIMAVTTHALDIGAMTPFFWMFEEREKLFEFYERVSGARMHAAYIRPGGVHQDMPLGLMDDIYEWCKNFSIRIDEVEEMLTNNRIWKNRTVNIGVVTAEDALNYGFSGVMLRGSGIKWDLRHSQPYDKYDESLSMHSRDLSVPTVFFRLYFCNRLLVHAAQCRAVGACRQGGWLT, from the exons ATGGCGGCCACGATGTTGAGGTCGCTCACCAAACTAGGACGTCCTTCAACAAAATTATTATTGAATAGTGATGCGCTAAGCCCTGCTTATAATATTCTGCAAAACAG gcaGAAGCAATGGCAGCCAGACGTGGAGTGGATGGAGCACCTTTCTGGGGTCGTGATGTACCCCACCGCCATAAATAAGAACTGGCCGTTACCCCCATGGAAtg ACATAAGTCCTCCTGCAAAGAAGGATGTATCCAACCTGACCATCAACTTTGGCCCCCAGCATCCTGCGGCTCATGGCGTGCTGCGTCTTGTCCTGGAGATCAGCGGAGAGTCCGTCAAGAAATGCGACCCCCATATTGGCTTGCTTCACCGTGGCACAGAAAAACTCATTGAGTACAAGACCTACCTGCAG GCTCTGCCCTACTTTGACCGTCTGGACTACGTTTCCATGATGTGCAATGAGGAGGCCTACTCTCTGGCTGTCGAGAAGCTGCTCAACATCCAAGCTCCACCTCGTGCACAGTGGATCAGAG TTTTGTACGGGGAGATGACTCGCATCCTGAACCACATCATGGCCGTCACCACGCACGCGCTTGACATCGGCGCCATGACCCCCTTCTTCTGGATGTTTGAGGAACGAGAAAAG CTGTTTGAGTTCTATGAGCGCGTGTCCGGAGCCAGGATGCACGCTGCTTACATCAGACCAGGCGGCGTCCATCAG GATATGCCGCTTGGCCTGATGGACGACATCTATGAGTGGTGCAAGAATTTCTCCATTAGAATCGATGAAGTGGAAGAG ATGCTGACCAACAACCGCATCTGGAAGAATCGCACCGTGAACATCGGGGTGGTTACGGCCGAGGATGCTCTGAACTACGGCTTCAG CGGAGTGATGCTGCGAGGGTCCGGCATCAAGTGGGACCTGAGACACTCTCAGCCTTACGACAAGTATGACGAA TCGCTGTCTATGCATTCACGGGATCTGAGTGTACCCACCGTTTTCTTTCGGCTCTATTTCTGCAACAGACTCTTGGTCCACGCTGCCCAGTGCAGAGCTGTGGGTGCGTGCCGTCAGGGCGGTTGGCTGACTTGA